The nucleotide sequence GAAGCAAAGTTGTACTTGCCCGGCGCGGCCTTGAGGTAGCTGACCAACTCGCCCACGTTCTGGGCCGGGGTCGACAGCGGCACCACCAGCATATGCGGCACCGTGCCCACGCCCGCCACCGGCACGAAGTCGCGCAGCAGATGGGCCGGCTGGGCGGAATAGGCAGCCGCGGCGATGGCAGCATTGGTCACCGCGCCGAGGTAGATGGTGTAGCCGTCCGCCGGCGCGCGGGCCGCGGCGATCAGGCCGATATTGCCGCCGGCGCCAGGACGGTTTTCAACGATGACGCTCTGTCCAAGCGCCTCCGACATCTTCTGGCCGATGGCCCGCGCCAGCACGTCGGTGGCGCCGGCCGGCGGGAAGGAAAGCAGCAGGTGCACCGGCTTGTCGGGATAGACGGCATGCGCCGGCGCAGCCAGCATCAGGCCGGCGGCGACGGCCAAGAGGCCTGCCCTGGCTACGGCGCGGGAGAAGCGGTGAAACGGCTTTCGGACAGCGGGAGAGGCGCTTGCGTTCAGATTCATCGTTATGCCTTCAGCGGTTGGTCGTTTGAATAGGAAAGTAAGGTAATGCGACGATACGACGGCGGGCGGCACCGTCGCAGACATTTTCCTCCATGCAGCTTTCATGCCCGCAGCATCATGCCATACGCTTGGTTTGTCAGCGGGCAGCAAACATTGCCCCACTCGTTCTATGGCCGAACACGCACCACAAGTGAACCACTGCGCAGGTTTCAGGGCAACAAGCTTTTTTCCGGTCTTTGCCTGTCATCATGTTGTACGATATTCGTACATCGTATACGATCTACGAAATTCACAACAGAATTAACCGCTATGTCCCTGACCATGCCCTGGACCGAAGACAGCCCCGCCAGCAGCCTGCTGTCCCAGGTACGCGACGTACCGCTGGCGCACCTGGTGCGGGACGAGATCCTGGCGTCCATCCTGCGCGGCGAGTTCAGCCCGGGCGAGCGGATCACCGAGCCTACTATCGCGTCGCGCCTGGGCGTGTCGCGGGTACCGGTGCGCGAGGCGCTGCGCGACCTGGAGCACATGGGGCTGGTGGAATCGAAAAAACATGCCGGCGTGCTGGTGCGCCAGCTGTCCAACCGCGAAACCCGCGACCTGTACCAGTTGCGTTCGGTGCTGGACGCCTTTGCCGGCCGCGAGGCCGCCGCCAATGCCGACCCGACGCTGCTGGCCCTGCTGGAACAGCGGCTGACCGCGATGGATGCAGCAGTGCAGGCGCGCGACGTGATGGCGTATTACGAGGCCAACCTGCGTTTTCACTGGGACATCATCCATGCCAGCCGCAACCAGGAGATCTGCGGCATCTATCGCGGCGTGGTGCAGAAACTGCACATGGCGCGGCTGCGCAACCTGTCCACCGACGTCGGCATCCTGAATTCAATTAAAGAGCATCACGCCATCGTCGATGCCATCAAGAACAAGCGGGCCGACATCTGTGAAGCGCTGATGGCAAGCCACGTGAAAGCCGCCGGAGAGCGGCTCCAGAAAATACTATTCGAAGGAGACCATCATGAAGAGAAGATTAGCCTGTAAGACACTTGCGCTGACGCTGGGCATCGCCGCGCTGGCTGCGCCGCACCCGGCGCTGGCGCAGGATGCCTGGCCCAGCAAGCCGGTGAAGATCGTCGCGCCCGTGGCGCCGGGCGGAGGCGTAGACCTGGTGGCGAGAACCATCGCCGACCGCCTGAACAAGGCCTTTGGCCAGAGCTTCATCGTGGAAAACCAGAGCGGCGGCGGCGGCGTGATCGCGTCGCAGAACGTGACCCGGGCCGCGCCCGATGGCTACACCCTGATGCTGGGCTATGTCGGCACCCACGGCACCAATCCGGCGGTGCGCAAGGTGCCTTACGACGCCATCAACGGCTTCACGCCGATCGCCATGGTGGGCGGTACGCCGAATGTGCTGGTGGTCACGCCCAACCTGCCGGTGAAGTCGGTGCCCGAACTGGTGGCCTACCTGAAGGCCAACCCGGGCAAGGCCAGCTACGGCAGCGCCGGTCCCGGCACCCTGACCCACCTGGCGATGGAG is from Noviherbaspirillum sp. L7-7A and encodes:
- a CDS encoding tripartite tricarboxylate transporter substrate binding protein; the encoded protein is MNLNASASPAVRKPFHRFSRAVARAGLLAVAAGLMLAAPAHAVYPDKPVHLLLSFPPAGATDVLARAIGQKMSEALGQSVIVENRPGAGGNIGLIAAARAPADGYTIYLGAVTNAAIAAAAYSAQPAHLLRDFVPVAGVGTVPHMLVVPLSTPAQNVGELVSYLKAAPGKYNFASQGPGTLSHLESELFKIKTGVDVLHVPYKGSSQALPDLIAGSSAMMFDSIPASMPHVKAGKLKVLAVASGKRVSSLPDVPTVQEAGVPGFEANNLFGFVVPKGTPAPAIKALSAAIQSAVSAPGMREAMEAQGVELKFTPAQEFGRMMEQEFGTWGKVVETAKVKLD
- a CDS encoding GntR family transcriptional regulator, which encodes MSLTMPWTEDSPASSLLSQVRDVPLAHLVRDEILASILRGEFSPGERITEPTIASRLGVSRVPVREALRDLEHMGLVESKKHAGVLVRQLSNRETRDLYQLRSVLDAFAGREAAANADPTLLALLEQRLTAMDAAVQARDVMAYYEANLRFHWDIIHASRNQEICGIYRGVVQKLHMARLRNLSTDVGILNSIKEHHAIVDAIKNKRADICEALMASHVKAAGERLQKILFEGDHHEEKISL
- a CDS encoding tripartite tricarboxylate transporter substrate binding protein translates to MKRRLACKTLALTLGIAALAAPHPALAQDAWPSKPVKIVAPVAPGGGVDLVARTIADRLNKAFGQSFIVENQSGGGGVIASQNVTRAAPDGYTLMLGYVGTHGTNPAVRKVPYDAINGFTPIAMVGGTPNVLVVTPNLPVKSVPELVAYLKANPGKASYGSAGPGTLTHLAMEQFKENTKTFMVHAPYRGIGPAIMDVLGGQTQAMFPGLAAALPHIKGGKLKPLAVTGTSRHRLLPEVPTMEELGYKGFDGVQWYGIVGPAGMPQPIVAKLNTEINKQLAMPDLKEKLSGEALETMPMTPEQFGDYIKKDIAKWSELVKVRKLDIE